The segment aaaacatgctagtaaaaggctagcaacttgttaatcgtgttaaaaaaatgctagcaacttgctacatgctagtaacatactaaccatgctaataacttactaattatgttagaaacatgctagtaacatgctagtcatgttaaaaacgttcgcaacttgctagtcatgctaaaaacatgctagtaacatactaatcatgctaataacttactaattatgttagaaacatgctagtgacatgctaatcatgctagacacatgttaGTAATTTGTTTATCACACTCACAacaagctagtaacttgctaatcatgatagaaacgtgttaacatgctagtaacttctagCTATCTatcaactttaagcttttaaagctacttcaaactatttcagactgaaaacagtccaAACTTGAAACTTTTTTAACTAGTCTTGACAAACTTATTTacctccctggtgaaaaaaacagctaaaaccagcctaggctggttggctggttttagctgggaggcaggctggttttagaggggttttggccacttttccagcctggccaggctggtcaggctggtcttagctagtcaggctgggaaaccaccagctaaaaccagcctggccaggctgggagaccagctaaaaccagccatttccagcttaaaccagctaagaccagccaaccagcctaggctggttttagctggtttattcaGCAGGGCTAGttttcctgctgaaaaaaaaaacagctaaaatcagcctaggctggttggctggtcttagctggtttaagctggaagtagctaggttttagctggtctccaagcctggccagctaagaccagactgggaaagtggccaaaatccctctaaaaccaaccaaccagtctaggctggtttcagcttttttttcaccagggttagcATTATTTCTCCTGCTCAGAGAGTGTATATCTCACCTGTATGATCGCTGATGTGATCCGAGGGAGCCGCCAGTCGCCCCATGCCAGGTTCAGCTTTATACATGTGCTGGGTCAGATCACCGCCGGCGTCAGACTCGCTCTGTCCTGGCTTCACGCTCTTCCGTCTCCTCGGCTGATATTTGTAATCCGGGTGATCCTTCTTGTGCTGAACTCTCAGTCTCTCGGCTTCCTCCACAAACGGCCTCTTCTCACTCTCCGTCAGCAGCCTGTTGAGCCAACATCGGCCATGTTCAGGTTCTTATTATCAATGCATTCAgttaaaaagcaaacaaaacacgCACATCAATCTCAAATGGGTGCTCGGCTAAAAAACAAGTAGAAAATTATAAAGTGGGCGACAGCAAAGCTCCAAAGATATCAAAAGTGTATTAAAAAAATCACGTTATGCGAAAGTCTTTTTACATAAATATCgttggagctttggtgttgcccACTTTACACTTTAATTTTTCTCAATGCATTCAGTTATACTTTTTGCCTATTTGAAGGGAAAGTTGGGAAATGGACAAAAATCAACCAGAAAAGAGAAAGGGGAGTGAATGCAGCATATGTTGAACTGCTCCTCGCTAAATGTGCTTAGTATTCCCAATCAAAATATGACTGAATTACTCAGAAATACAACAGAGTAGAACCAATTTTAGAAATTACACAGCTAAAAATGCTTTTCGTACATTTTTTTCATCTTGTTTTCATCTGAAATACCTTAgaagtcttaaatcaagaaggattttctagacgagtaaaaatcattttcttgttttcagaaaaaacaagtcagaattaagtgagtttttgcttagaatcagcaataatctgccaatggggtaagaaaaatatcttattttaaacagaaaacaagattatttttcttaccccattggcagattattttgcttgtttcaagccaaaactTAAATCTAATTATAACGCTGCCAAAAAAAATGCttctcttacttagattttttgtcttgtttccagccaaaatttctgaaaattcttaaatcaagaaggattttctaaacaggtacaattcagaaaaaaactagtcaaaattaagtgtgaaacaagctaaataatctgccagtgggctgagaaaaataatctagttttttGTTCGTTTCAACTTTAACTTTTTCTGAGAACCATGAGAAGACCATTTTGActtaaatccttcttgatttaagaattttcagaaattttggctggaaacaagagagagaaaaaaagcattttttggagtttaaaaccaaaaaaaataaaataaatacatactgaATTAgaacatgcattttaaaaaaaaaactataaataccactttatattaagtccaaagtttgtgtatatatatatatatatatatatatatactgtataataaACTAACTAAATTTTTCTAGAGCTTTACATAAGAGTTCCGTAATAATAGCCTACTTATAACATTACATAACATATATAATATGCATATATATAAACTTTGTAACCTTTTAGAGTATATCCAGACTGTATAATAAACTAACAGGGCGTTACCTCCatctatacactgcaaaaaaaatgcttttctagcttagattttttgtcttgtttccagccaaaatatctaaaaaattcttaaatcaagaaggattttctagacgagtaaaaattattgtcttgtattcagaaaaaaaagtcaaaatgaagtgcatttttgcttaaaacaagctaaataatctgccaaccgggtaagaaaaataatcttgttttgactgttttaaataagatatttttcttaccccattggcagattgttttgcttgttctaagcaaaaacgcttaattttgacctttttttgtgaaaacatgacaatttttacttgtctagaaaatccttcttgatgaatgtttagatattttggctgaaatcaagaccaaaaaaattaaaaaaaagagtttttgcagtgtaaaaccaaaaaaataaactaaattagaacatgcattttctaaaaagcatatactatactatatatatatatatatatatatatatatatatatatatatatatatatatatatatataactctatATCTTTTAGAGTATATCCAGAATGTATAATAAActaactaaagatttttctggagagttaataataatattattaacagCAGGGCGTTACCTCAATCTATATAattttgtgtgtttatttatttgaagaCATTTGAAGTGTATGTTTTTTGGTAGTAGTAATAAAATGCAATGTCAAAAATCACATATGCATGTATAAAATCATAAGTAGCGGTCACCTCCAGAGTTTCCCGAGGGTTTTGCTGAGCTCTGCGTTGTGGAGGTGCGGGTACTGATCCGCCAGTTTCCTGCGAGCGGCTTGAGCCCAAACCATGAACGCGTTCATGGGTCTCTTAACGTGCGGTTTGCTCTTGAGCGCGCCGCTTCCTCTCGCCGGCATCGGCACTAAAGACCAGTCGTACCCCTTCAGCACCTGAGACACCGCGTCCCTGATACACGCCGGGAAGCGCTCGTCCTCATCCTCCAGTTTCTTCCCCAATCCCGCGAGCATGAGCGCCGCGTGGCTGTTAGATCCAGCGGGGGATGAAGGCGCGTCGGAGTCCGAGTCTTCTGGAGACGTGGAGCTGGAGGAACCCGCTGGGCTGCACGGCGGCTCTCCGCTGGACTTATCCTGCTCCTCTGTCATGGCCACTTCTGCTGTCAAACCCAACTTATTTAGTGTTGTTTTTTCCAGCCACAAAGTTTCAGACGCTGTTACAGTCCATCCAAGATGAAAGAGGCGCACTGACGGAGCGCATCACTGTCAGTCCGACTTTGAAGCGCTTTCAGGCGGATGGATAGTCACTCCTCCCGCGGCCTCTCGTTGGTGGACTGGTTAGCCGTGACCACTTCCCATTGGTTAAACACGTTTCACAATGAGGTAATCTGATACTTTTCACTCTGTGAGTTCAGGTAAAGTGGGCCAATTTTTGGTTTTGAACTTG is part of the Garra rufa chromosome 1, GarRuf1.0, whole genome shotgun sequence genome and harbors:
- the sox8b gene encoding transcription factor SOX-8b isoform X1, whose protein sequence is MTEEQDKSSGEPPCSPAGSSSSTSPEDSDSDAPSSPAGSNSHAALMLAGLGKKLEDEDERFPACIRDAVSQVLKGYDWSLVPMPARGSGALKSKPHVKRPMNAFMVWAQAARRKLADQYPHLHNAELSKTLGKLWRLLTESEKRPFVEEAERLRVQHKKDHPDYKYQPRRRKSVKPGQSESDAGGDLTQHMYKAEPGMGRLAAPSDHISDHTGQPHGPPTPPTTPKTELHHGGKQDPKQEGRRLLEGTQNRQNIDFSNVDISELSTDVISNIETFDVHEFDQYLPLSGAAPDAHPQYPSPYASTGAAWSRKGSVTSSSSSASEHRAHIKTEQLSPDHYSEHSPDYSVYSHASFSSAQCDYTDLQSSGYYGPYPSYPSGLYQYPYFHSSRRPYTGNILNSLNIPASHSPSSSWDQPVYTSLSRP
- the sox8b gene encoding transcription factor SOX-8b isoform X2: MTEEQDKSSGEPPCSPAGSSSSTSPEDSDSDAPSSPAGSNSHAALMLAGLGKKLEDEDERFPACIRDAVSQVLKGYDWSLVPMPARGSGALKSKPHVKRPMNAFMVWAQAARRKLADQYPHLHNAELSKTLGKLWRLLTESEKRPFVEEAERLRVQHKKDHPDYKYQPRRRKSVKPGQSESDAGGDLTQHMYKAEPGMGRLAAPSDHISDHTGQPHGPPTPPTTPKTELHHGGKQDPKQNIDFSNVDISELSTDVISNIETFDVHEFDQYLPLSGAAPDAHPHEHRAHIKTEQLSPDHYSEHSPDYSVYSHASFSSAQCDYTDLQSSGYYGPYPSYPSGLYQYPYFHSSRRPYTGNILNSLNIPASHSPSSSWDQPVYTSLSRP